Proteins found in one Plasmodium gaboni strain SY75 chromosome 13, whole genome shotgun sequence genomic segment:
- a CDS encoding ubiquitin-like protein nedd8-like protein — MQILVKTLTGKRQSFNFEPSSSVLQIKMAIEEREGIDAKQIRLIYSGKQMHDDMKLSDYRVVPGSTVHMILQLRGG; from the exons atgcaAATATTAGTTAAAACATTAACAGGGAAAAGACaatcatttaattttgAACCCTCTAGTTCTGTTcttcaaataaaaatggCTATTGAGGAAAGAGAAGGAATAGACGCTAAACAAATAAGATTAATATACTCAG gGAAACAAATGCATGATGATATGAAATTAAGCGACTATCGTGTGGTACCTGGATCAACTGTTCATATGATTTTACAATTAAGAGGAGGatag
- a CDS encoding putative eukaryotic translation initiation factor 4 gamma, producing the protein MSCMDLKQTNIHDITEKENEGKENILVESNKKMGNHENKKWERFNKNNRNNNNSELYNQKNLVKMNSNHNNNCEDKDNEWADLRSGANTSFRNSIKNNENLIFSGNNKKDNGMEQESWRSNKKFDDMNNRNNSLNNNDMSNNNMNSSDNSKLSFSRNFKNSFNKGMNRNNSITGNVKGINNKNYNYMNNNQENGTNNNDMNGNDQNNYNGIFNNNFTNLNNKTFYKNMNKNNKFNKTNNRNNNNNNNNNNNNNNNNDDGNINYQNTNEFKDNKKNMNFKNQYNNTYKFDENMNNSNTMHSRNSNVEEHLRNNSIDMNNSNLNNYNNQQTRFSSLMENENENKNYHNGGMNNNIPFKNKYDNNNSSMKNTDNNKTDTSYNMKGTINNDNNNIDYLRNINNINEYKGSAKNKFYTNYMNKNNLKYAQNNNDNMNTNEDNNNTNNNNNGAFSNYQNNNMNRNNSINMKRNLNNNNNNNMNKMGSQDKNQNSNNNFYMNYNHQNRKNSMNNNMNNNMNNNMNNNMNNNMNNNMNNNMNNNMNNNMNNNMNNNMNNNMNNNVNKNNNYSNINSLDSDMSPNYHAHVKMNMMNYNNNESNSPNPNQMNFEQTNNDNMKRENNNMNNYGYDDNTVHANNNSPPTDFFSRAVGCNNNYLNNNNNMNNAVNNNSSNENSMKNENNDNKTVADNNDNLSKNNNNINMNENVNNNNNLNNNNNNEYNNQNNNEDEDDDDWGELGEDKYIDINSIMKKKNVILNQLEADLNDLSKKGNDGKNKKKNKMKKDDLFVLPHTNTLLVDKKKNKKNKNKNAKNNNTNNSNNNNNNNNDNILKKDSDANDKNAKQIVNTSGANKKKGKKTGVEANSKNVEQKGDTTTSNKEDEEVKNDEANNKQKDLVEDKNTNNVNDVDTKADGDDNNNNTKGEEDNKEKKEDDNTVVEKPAKALYVFKKKENMSPIEYMERQVKSLLNKLTVENFPIITEKMCQIMESRLNTDEIQTVVNQVIDKAVLEHDWSEMYADLCQTLKWRSPNFEMKKKTSFEIALLKKIQEQYENLPSTFESTMKEKLKNDENEEELSFVEQKQKKRLLGIVKLIGELFQRQIVSISIVISIAHDLLIAYEEPKEYCIEAFLQLIYSTGFFIDKIEKYKNVLDTWFGRLKELQRKKMYSKRIKFVIQDVFDLRSSEWRKKTHKDTAKGLNELRSQLETEEMMGGSIHLAQLGNIVIVGERHNLRNNESYSKYMQEQEKLSKQNQKK; encoded by the exons atgaGTTGCATGGATTTGAAGCAAACAAATATTCATGATATTActgaaaaagaaaatgaa ggtaaagaaaatattttagTAGAATCTAATAAGAAAATGGGAAACCATGAGAATAAGAAATG GGAAAGGTTCAATAAGAATAATCgaaacaataataatagcGAATTATATAACCAGAAGAATTTAGTCAAAATGAACTctaatcataataataattgtgAAGATAAAGATAACGAGTGGGCTGATTTGAGAAGTGGAGCAAATACTAGTTTTCGTAATTCCATTAAgaataatgaaaatttgatattttcaggaaataataaaaaagataatgGAATGGAACAAGAAAGTTGGAGAtctaataaaaaatttgatgatatgaataataGAAATAACAGTTTGAACAATAATGATATgagtaataataatatgaatagtTCAGATAATTCAAAATTAAGTTTTAGTAGGAATTTTAAAAATAGTTTTAATAAAGGTATGAATAGGAATAATTCTATTACTGGTAATGTAAAAGgaattaataataagaattataattacatgaataataatcaaGAAAATGgtacaaataataatgatatgaATGGAAATGAccaaaataattataatggtatatttaataataattttacaaatttaaacaataaaactttttataaaaatatgaataaaaataacaaatttaataaaacaaataatcgcaataataataataataacaataataataataataataataataataatgatgatggTAATATTAATTATCAAAATACCAACGAAtttaaagataataaaaaaaatatgaactttaaaaatcaatataataatacttataaatttgatgaaaatatgaataattcTAATACTATGCATAGTAGAAATTCAAATGTAGAAGAACATCTAAGAAATAATTCTATCGATATGAATAATTcaaatttaaataattataataatcaacAAACAAGATTTTCATCTCTTATGGAAAAcgaaaatgaaaataaaaattatcataatggaggaatgaataataatattccctttaaaaataagtacgacaataataatagttCCATGAAAAATAcagataataataaaacagatacatcatataatatgaaaggaacaattaataatgacaataataatattgattatttaagaaatattaataatattaatgaatataaagGTTCGgcaaaaaataaattttacacgaattatatgaataagaataatttaaaatatgcccaaaataataatgataatatgaacactaatgaagataataataatactaataataataataatggtgctttttcaaattatcaaaataataatatgaatagAAATAATAGTATAAACATGAAGAGAAACCTTAACAAcaataacaataataatatgaataagATGGGATCTCAAGATAAAAATCaaaattcaaataataacttttatatgaattataatCATCAAAATAGGAAAAATAGTATGAAcaataatatgaataataatatgaacaataatatgaacaataatatgaataacaatatgaataacaatatgaataacaatatgaataataatatgaataataatatgaataataatatgaataataatatgaataataatatgaacaataatgtaaataaaaataataattactCCAATATAAATAGTTTGGATAGTGATATGAGTCCAAATTATCATGCCCATGttaaaatgaatatgatgaattataataataatgaatcTAACTCACCTAATCCTAACCAAATGAATTTTGAACAAActaataatgataatatgaaaagggaaaataacaatatgaataattatgGTTATGATGATAACACAGTACATgcaaataataatagtcCACCAACTGATTTTTTTAGTAGAGCGGTTGGTTGTAATAATAACTATttaaataacaataataacatGAATAATGCagtaaataataattccTCTAATGAAAACAGTatgaaaaatgaaaataatgataataaaacTGTTGCagataataatgataacCTAAGcaaaaataacaataatattaatatgaacGAAAATGttaacaataataataatttaaataataataataataatgaatataataaccAAAATAACAATGAAGATGAAGATGACGACGACTGGGGAGAACTAGGAGAAGACAAATACATAGACATAAATTCaattatgaagaaaaagaatGTTATTTTAAATCAACTAGAGGCAGATTTAAATGATTTATCAAAAAAAGGAAATGAcggaaaaaataaaaaaaagaataaaatgaaaaaagaTGATTTGTTTGTATTGCCACATACGAATACCTTATTAGTCGATaagaaaaagaataaaaagaataaaaataaaaatgcaaagaataataatacaaataatagtaacaacaacaacaataataataatgataatattttgaagAAAGACAGTGATGcaaatgataaaaatgcAAAACAAATTGTTAATACTAGTGGCGCtaataaaaagaaaggaaaaaaaacaGGAGTAGAAGCAAATAGTAAAAATGTCGAACAAAAAGGAGATACTACAACGTCTAACAAAGAAGATGAAGAAGTAAAAAATGATGAGGCAAATAATAAGCAAAAGGATTTAGTTgaagataaaaatacaaataatgTAAACGATGTTGACACAAAAGCTGATGgagatgataataataataatactaaAGGCGAAGAAGATAATAAAGAGAAAAAAGAAGATGACAATACTGTTGTTGAAAAACCAGCAAAAGctttatatgtttttaaaaagaaagaaaatatgTCACCTATAGAATATATGGAAAGACAAGTAAAAAGCTTGCTTAATAAATTAACTGTAGAAAATTTCCCTATTATTACAGAAAAAATGTGTCAAATTATGGAATCTCGATTAAATACTGATGAAATACAAACAGTAGTAAATCAAGTTATTGATAAAGCTGTATTAGAACATGATTGGTCAGAAATGTATGCAGATTTATGTCAAACATTAAAATGGAGATCACCAAATTTtgaaatgaaaaagaaaacatCCTTTGAAATTgcattattaaaaaaaattcaagAACAATATGAAAACTTACCAAGTACATTTGAATCCACtatgaaagaaaaattaaaaaatgatgaaaatgaagaagaatTAAGTTTTGTTgaacaaaaacaaaaaaaaagattatTAGGAATTGTAAAACTAATAGGAGAATTATTCCAAAGACAAATTGTTTCTATATCTATTGTTATAAGTATAGCACATGATTTATTGATTGCATATGAAGAACCAAAAGAATATTGTATTGAAGCATTTCTTCAACTAATTTATTCTACTGGATTCTTTATAGACaaaattgaaaaatataaaaatgttttagATACATGGTTTGGTAGGTTGAAAGAATtacaaagaaaaaaaatgtattctaaaagaattaaattTGTTATTCAAGATGTTTTTGATTTAAGATCATCTGAATggagaaaaaaaacacaCAAAGATACAGCCAAGGGATTAAATGAATTAAGATCCCAATTAGAAACTGAAGAAATGATGGGAGGTTCTATACACTTAGCTCAACTTGGTAATATTGTTATTGTGGGGGAAAGACATAATTTAAGAAATAATGAATCctattcaaaatatatgcAAGAACAAGAAAAACTGAGTAAAcaaaatcaaaaaaaataa
- a CDS encoding hypothetical protein (conserved Plasmodium protein, unknown function) produces the protein MSFLLALNESKKSAEGSVASDITEKVFEKEIHEMNSLNMIMHIEGLRDKSFGDEKEKKEENKIKMKNTDNKEKEENGEEDEEKSGSIKNSFMKIFQKKKKKKKKKTKKIKERNINNIYDSNCLLTNPDNVDPDKYYLSFNELKKENNDNEENYSSNDKQKNIDDSKDIVQTKESMNKEQIKDNVKRKKKKIKLSSYGTNSMENVKIKNNDSNEINNMDETNNTIYKEKQSNDSKDKKMKSKRFKNLKKKITSPKFTMSTKDKNKKSRNMNENNFNFDPDDDLKKEIEKIKIDIERIKNKGNIKRMYDDLKYILLFQNEIVNIIIEDIRKNKVRTKYEMLEDSTVKDDVNKVILNHITFDLLKFKYINTKLKELILCVYDTKKFNGLVKKIVNNKAQEMREIVHKNGELSIAKSMLSFLYKQLKYCIEDEIQCYYNEVKKLNDDIHNIKRNVMNIIFKSINDVCTIPDPYQIYDIGDKINRKKGTKENDNLNDIKDDEQVIYEKNIGEYERKQQMICPDYSSDLNLFFSLYDNIHVERKKYIKNKTVMFKNYCADGDNDDSHNNNKFNNNVNNIYGNMKNIKSSTYGGNNNMSDKHAQFVTSSKNINETYIPTHVNKSIRSVVSQNYLAPYNMFQNRHKTDDVIYGDRNSHYYINKNYEKASNISNNIPLNVKFIKKNANNPRHTVSNMKMKKEQYLDDLKNYYCNINIPWIGMTCTNPSNSRSKSFLRRKSSNKKKEKVNDVFVFHSAPDNDINHTNDTNDINDINDINDINNINDINDINNINNIDNNNIFEYVDYHDSDMYNKNVYPNNDVYSNYQHDSIYVPYPNELFNRDHIMYNNDNMMHDQNFVYNYDYKIHDMQRNNYPQNYVNNNYMRNQMKNSYIDKDMLDGSFNKMSHIINYKDEYSNDYSNYKNYNLGESHNNSLHMYNNMNDNVYSERYTKPSNVPSVTFLKNEVNIRNKDDKNKYSGFEIISSKEDIKKLENLLNDKWGSFKLFEKWIKDSSKWQWIDLKLQKEFINSNIELEKLKEEKTKYLEKCINNKIKELWCGRMKGLMNLKICNMERKILKRFSNYYINQDIYDVVLDFERNSMCYQDLYAKFLNIEVYSKKVDFINKYSEYNEQLYAGGDYIYNYNNNKDKKNKVNDESNKISQKKKGYVQSLIYSFNKKSQKSINNKNNTQIQKGKKYNSIMKDHTTSVQYKNDNIYNIMDITNNRANAVINKIEAINNKADINNNKKETPANLIENTNKKSNLGDNNRIDEDTTKKDQTFDKQKKDQKEQKKEPKQPEQKKEQKEEQKEEQKKEQMKEQKKEQMKEQKKEQMKKQKNIYSNGQLNNMTHIGNFSIKKNRSHFDISLQDSGGMFNSKKNSFNDSFSLFRSECNKRISDFSLSSLKIKTRDINNEEDISFDFSKIDEAEGEEYEEDDGDNNDDENIEKTKRTKSNLSTFRRLFNLKRKKKDKEEKPKKSDVFPSESFLSYFKRQPSSDNPNNSTIDKKENIHNLDIDNNIEDDNNKSSVILLNNKSLSVEGYIYDNESIIIEKEVGEHLHIENMEDKHISLDDINNEEIYDSHSKSSINHNIYLNDINKINQIMEQKEQKNYAHNKDLIKVVKNKPIKADDKNKIKEKNNKTSEQVNDMNESYSFLNSSNSSYEENDKREYKQSKEMSNIHDKGDNKGNDKNEHNGDYKSNTDSKNKNNLKSNNKSDSKITDKSDPKNSSKSNITNDKTESKENNKHYYNKQSSSHRSQKSQSIIEDELKKHKFEDHVVNIRRKLSKEKIIDDNIDEGSIKNTSRKKENSLSKSDISYHSKQEGNKYERYSNLSFFKKTDKDNKINKFFKNLGRFSFTASKKKDNKSLEGIYTNDIILYSFSDESDIEEGNKKKNEKMYNNDSEKIYSKSFVLNNYAGKKDDVSNINTSEQVDNLYSYINKLKKKKGSAELDKTQNDQSVMKDNGKEVEVKKGNEKDDEDEDDDDEEDEDEDDDDDEEDDDEDDDYNNNGNNTRINSKKEDSITSQNNYKHSNSNNLQDKDEKKDRKNFPENDNITNNNYSNDMNQYEQNKYNSANILSPRFGYSTSNNDVFKKVDKLSESNSSEDENSEYSVKENKNSKKDKGEENKGKVQFFKEQKNDSDNIMDKKDKKKRENKKEIKEETTKNKSSRISSNSSLFDNTNRDMNIIDKHKSSDNECDDDDDDKVVIKLSNNKVDNREISSFHNNNSDHENNKNTKGGISKSFIEDKKSTSIFSKKSKMREENSSNSVEIIRLSSFKSRKDMNTKKIGGNSDKDDSLSNDNISNGYLSDTQKKEDYSYYNYVQSILPFGMLGNKGSGDSYSSNSMNEDDKA, from the exons ATGAGTTTTTTATTAGCATTAAACGAGTCGAAGAAAAGTGCAGAAGGCTCTGTCGCAAGTGATAT TACCGAAAAAGTATTTGAGAAAGAAATTCATGAAATGAATAGTTTGAATATGATCATGCACATTGAAGGCTTAAGGGACAAATCCTTTGGTGATGAAAAGGagaaaaaagaagaaaataaaataaagatgaaaaatacagataataaagaaaaagaagagAACGGTGAAGAAGACGAAGAAAAGAGTGGTTCTATTAAGAACAGTTTTATGAAGATATTTcaaaagaagaaaaaaaaaaaaaaaaaaaaaactaagaaaataaaagaacgtaatataaataatatatatgattcTAATTGTTTATTAACTAATCCTGATAATGTAGACCCAGataaatattatctttCATTCAATGAGTTgaagaaagaaaataatgataatgaagaaaattatTCTTCAAATgacaaacaaaaaaatatagatgaTTCTAAAGATATAGTTCAAACTAAAGAGAGTATGAATAAAGAAcaaataaaagataatgtgaaaagaaaaaaaaaaaagataaaacTTTCATCTTATGGTACGAATTCAATGGAAAATGtaaaaatcaaaaataaTGATTCAAATGAgattaataatatggacgaaacaaataataccatatataaagaaaaacaaTCAAATGATTCAAAGGATAAGAAAATGAAATCAAAAAGgtttaaaaatttaaagaaaaaaataacgTCACCAAAATTTACAATGTCAAcaaaagataaaaataaaaagagtcggaatatgaatgaaaataattttaattttgaTCCTGATgatgatttaaaaaaagaaattgAAAAGATAAAGATTGATATTgaaagaataaaaaataaaggaaatataaaaagaatgtatgatgatttaaaatatattttattatttcaaaatgaaattgttaatataataatagaaGATATAcgaaaaaataaagtaCGAACAAAATATGAAATGCTTGAAGATAGTACTGTAAAAGATGATGTCAATAAAGTTATATTAAATCATATTACATTTGATctattaaaatttaaatatattaatacaaaattaaaagaattaattTTGTGTGTATATgatacaaaaaaatttaatggcttagtaaaaaaaattgtaaataataaagcTCAAGAAATGAGGGAAATTGTACACAAAAATGGAGAATTATCAATTGCCAAATCTATGTTatcctttttatataaacaattaAAATACTGTATTGAAGATGAAATACaatgttattataatgaagtaaaaaaattaaatgatgatattcataatataaaaaggaatgttatgaatataatttttaagTCAATTAATGATGTATGTACCATTCCAGATCCTTATcaaatatatgatattgGTGATAAAATTAATAGGAAAAAAGGtacaaaagaaaatgataatttaaatgatattaaaGATGATGAACAAGTTATATATGAGAAGAATATTGGGGAATATGAAAGAAAACAACAAATGATATGTCCAGATTACAGTAGTgatttaaatttatttttttctctcTATGACAATATACATGTAGAAAGGaaaaagtatataaaaaataaaacagtaatgtttaaaaattattgtGCCGATGGTGATAATGATGATTctcataataataataaatttaataataatgttaataatatttatggtaatatgaaaaatataaaatcGTCAACATATGGtggtaataataatatgtcAGATAAACATGCTCAGTTTGTAACAtcttcaaaaaatattaatgaaaCGTACATACCTACGCATGTGAATAAATCCATTCGTTCAGTAGTATCACAAAATTATTTAGCTCCTTATAATATGTTCCAGAATCGACACAAGACAGATGATGTTATATATGGTGATAGAAATAGccattattatataaataagaattatGAAAAAGCATCTAATATTAGTAATAACATTCCTTTAAATGTTAAgttcataaaaaaaaatgctAATAATCCTCGACATACAGTTTCtaatatgaaaatgaaaaaggAACAATATTTGGATGatttgaaaaattattattgcaatataaatattccATGGATTGGTATGACATGTACGAATCCTTCAAACAGTAGGAGTAAAAGTTTTTTAAGAAGAAAAAGtagtaataaaaaaaaagagaagGTAAATGATGTTTTCGTATTTCACAGTGCACCagataatgatataaatcatacaaatgatacaaatgatataaatgatataaatgatataaatgatataaataatataaatgatataaatgatataaataatataaataatattgacaataataatatatttgaatatgTGGACTATCATGATAGTGATATGTATAATAAGAATGTATATCCAAATAATGATGTTTATAGTAATTATCAACATGACTCAATTTATGTTCCATATCCGAATGAACTATTTAATAGGGATCatattatgtataataaCGATAATATGATGCATGATCaaaattttgtatataattatgattataaaaTTCATGATATGCaaagaaataattatcCACAAAATTATGTGaacaataattatatgagaaatcaaatgaaaaataGTTATATTGATAAGGATATGTTGGATGGAAgttttaataaaatgtctcatataataaattataaagatGAATACAGCAATGATTATTctaattataaaaattataactTGGGAGAAAGtcataataattcattacatatgtataataatatgaatgataatGTATATAGTGAAAGATATACAAAACCGTCCAATGTTCCTTCAgtaacatttttaaaaaatgaagtTAATATAAGGAATAAAGATgataaaaacaaatatagTGGTTTTGAAATTATTTCAAGCAAAGAAgatataaagaaattagagaatttattaaatgataaatgGGGAAgttttaaattatttgaGAAATGGATTAAAGACAGTTCTAAATGGCAATGGATTGATTTAAAACTTCAAAAAGAATTTATAAATAGTAATATAGaattagaaaaattaaaggaagaaaagacaaaatatttagaaaaatgtataaataataaaataaaagaattatgGTGTGGTCGTATGAAAGGATTAATGAATTTAAAGATATGTAATATGGaaaggaaaatattaaaacGTTTCtcaaattattatattaatcAAGATATCTATGATGTTGTTCTTGATTTTGAGAGGAATTCTATGTGTTATCAAGATTTGTATGCAAAGTTTTTAAATATTGAAGTATATAGTAAAAAAGTTGATTtcattaataaatatagtGAATATAATGAACAATTATATGCTGGAGgtgattatatatataattataataataataaagataaaaaaaacaaagtaaatgatgaaagtaataaaattagtcaaaagaaaaaaggaTATGTACAATCATTAATTTATagttttaataaaaaatcaCAGAAAAgtattaataataagaataatactcaaatacaaaaaggaaaaaaatataatagtATTATGAAGGATCATACTACTTCAGtacaatataaaaatgataatatatataatattatggatataacaaataatagAGCAAATGCAGTgattaataaaatagaagccataaataataaagcggacataaataataacaaaaaagaaacacCTGCTAACCTTATagaaaatacaaataaaaagaGTAACCTTGGGGATAATAATCGTATAGATGAAGATACTACAAAAAAAGATCAAACTTTTGATAAGCAAAAGAAAGACCAAAAAGAACAAAAGAAAGAACCAAAACAACCAGAACAAAAGAAAGAACAAAAAGAAGAACAAAAagaagaacaaaaaaaagaacaaatgaaagaacaaaaaaaagaacaaatgaaagaacaaaaaaaagaacaaatgaaaaaacaaaaaaatatatatagtaatGGTCaattgaataatatgaCACATATAGGTAATTTttcaattaaaaaaaatagatcACATTTTGATATCAGTCTACAAGATTCTGGTGGTATGTTCAATTCAAAGAAAAATTCGTTTAATGATAGCTTCTCTTTATTTAGAAGTGAATGTAATAAAAGAATTTCGgatttttctttatcaagcctaaaaataaagacaagagatattaataatgaagaagatATTTCATTTGATTTTTCAAAAATAGATGAAGCGGAAGGAGAAGAATATGAGGAAGATGATGGTGATAATAAcgatgatgaaaatatagaGAAAACAAAACGTACAAAAAGTAATTTAAGTACGTTTCGTAGACTATTTAATTTGAAAAGGAAGAAAAAGgataaagaagaaaaacCTAAAAAATCAGACGTCTTTCCTTCGGAATCctttttatcatattttaaaagacAACCTTCAAGTGATAATCCTAATAATAGTACCATAgacaaaaaagaaaatattcataatttagatatagataataatatagaagatgataataataaaagtagTGTTATATTgttaaataataaatcattatCAGTAGaaggatatatatatgataatgaAAGCATAATTATAGAAAAAGAAGTAGGGGAACATTTACATATAGAAAATATGGAAGATAAACATATTTCATtagatgatataaataatgaagaaatatatgataGTCATAGTAAATCATCTATTAATCATAACATATActtaaatgatataaataaaataaatcaaataaTGGAACAAAAAGAACAAAAGAATTATGCACATAACAAGGATTTAATCAAAGTTGTAAAGAATAAACCAATTAAGGCAGATGATAAGAATAAgataaaagaaaagaataataaaactaGTGAGCAAGTTAATGATATGAATGAatcatattcatttttaaatagTAGTAATAGTTCTTATGAGGAAAATGATAAAAGAGAATATAAGCAGAGTAAGGAGATGTCGAATATTCATGACAAAGGTGACAATAAGGgtaatgataaaaatgaacatAATGGTGATTATAAAAGTAATACAGATagtaaaaataagaataatcttaaaagtaataataaaagtgaTTCTAAAATTACTGATAAAAGTGATCCAAAAAATAGTAGTAAAAGTAATATTACAAATGACAAGACTGAAAGTaaggaaaataataaacattattataataaacaaaGTTCTAGCCATCGTAGTCAGAAATCACAAAGTATTATAGAGGACGAACTGAAGAAACACAAATTTGAAGACCATGTTGTAAACATAAGAAGGAAATTAAgcaaagaaaaaataatagatGATAACATTGATGAAGGATCAATAAAAAATACTAGTAGGAAAAAGGAAAATTCTTTATCAAAGTCAGATATATCATATCATAGTAAGCAGGAGGGAAATAAATACGAAAGGTATTCCAATCTAAgtttctttaaaaaaactgataaagataataaaataaataagttTTTTAAGAATTTAGGAAGATTTAGTTTTACAGCTTCTAAgaaaaaagataataaaagtTTAGAAGGAATTTATacaaatgatataatattatatagttTTAGTGATGAATCCGATATAGAAGAGGggaataaaaaaaaaaatgaaaaaatgtataataatgattcagaaaaaatatactcGAAAAGTTTTGTATTGAATAATTATGCTGGTAAGAAAGATGACGTTAGTAACATAAATACAAGTGAACAGGTTGATAATCTGTATTcttacataaataaattgaagaagaaaaaggGTAGCGCGGAGTTGGATAAGACTCAAAATGATCAATCTGTAATGAAAGATAATGGAAAGGAAGTTGAAGTGAAAAAGGGAAATGAAAAGgatgatgaagatgaagatgacgatgatgaagaagatgAGGATGAAGATGAcgatgatgatgaagaagatgatgatgaagatgatgactataataataatggtAACAACACAAGAATTAATTCCAAAAAAGAAGATAGTATCACTTcacaaaataattataaacatTCAAATAGTAATAATCTTCAAGATAAAGATGAAAAGAAAGATAGAAAAAACTTTCcagaaaatgataatattactaataataattattcaaatgatatgaatcaatatgaacaaaataaatataatagtGCAAATATATTATCCCCTAGATTTGGTTACAGCACATCTAATAATgatgtttttaaaaaagttGACAAATTATCTGAGAGTAATTCAAGTGAAGATGAAAATTCTGAATATAGTGtaaaggaaaataaaaatagtaaAAAAGATAAAGGTGAAGAAAATAAGGGGAAAGTACAGTTTTTTAAGGAACAGAAGAATGATTCAGATAATATAATGgataaaaaagataagaaaaaaagagagaataaaaaagagataaaagaagaaacgacaaaaaataaaagttCCAGAATCTCATCAAattcatcattatttgaTAATACAAATAGAGACATGAATATAATTGATAAGCATAAAAGTTCTGATAATGAGTgtgatgatgatgatgatgataaagTAGTAATAAAATTATCTAATAATAAAGTAGATAATAGGGAAATTTCGAgttttcataataataattctgatcatgaaaataataagaatacAAAAGGTGGAATATCAAAAAGTTTTATAGAAGACAAAAAAAGTACatctatattttcaaaaaaaagtaaaatgAGGGAAGAAAACTCATCTAATTCTGTTGAAATTATAAGATTGTCAAGCTTTAAATCTAGAAAGGATATGAACACAAAAAAGATAGGTGGTAATAGTGACAAGGATGATTCCTTAtcaaatgataatatttcaaatgGTTATTTATCAGacacacaaaaaaaagaagattattcatattataattatgttCAATCGATTCTACCTTTTGGTATGTTAGGTAATAAAGGATCAGGTGATTCATATTCAAGTAATAGTATGAATGAAGACGATAAAGCATGA